A window of the Chloroflexota bacterium genome harbors these coding sequences:
- a CDS encoding acyl-CoA dehydrogenase, whose translation MLEREVVGMDLGLSEPQEMLRKMARDFLTTECPKSLVRQMEEDEKGHPVQLWQSMAELGWMGLPFPEEYGGGGGGFLDLAVLLEEMGRACLPGPFFSTVVLGGLIVLGVGSEEQKRELLQAIAEGKLVMTLALTEPDGGYEAADIAVQAAAEKDQYVINGIKLFVPDAHVADRIICVARTGRGSQPQQGITLFLVNRQSQGVVCELLPSLAKDKQCRVVFDRVVVPAKGMMGKAGQGWGEVSKALERAAVAKSVEMVGGAQQVLEMTVNYAKERVQFDHPIGSFQAVQHHCANMAIYVDSTRYLAYQAAWKISEGLPCDMEVAAAKAWVSDAYRRVCALGHQVHGAIGFTLDHDMQLYSRRAKVAEMVFGDADFHREVIARMLEG comes from the coding sequence TTGTTAGAAAGAGAGGTAGTCGGTATGGACTTAGGGCTTTCTGAACCCCAGGAGATGCTCAGAAAAATGGCCAGGGATTTTCTGACCACTGAGTGTCCCAAGAGTCTCGTTAGACAGATGGAGGAAGATGAGAAGGGGCACCCTGTACAACTGTGGCAGAGTATGGCGGAACTGGGCTGGATGGGGTTGCCCTTTCCCGAAGAGTACGGCGGTGGAGGTGGAGGCTTTCTCGACTTGGCTGTACTCTTGGAAGAGATGGGCCGTGCCTGCTTACCTGGACCATTTTTCTCTACGGTAGTCTTGGGTGGCCTAATTGTTTTGGGTGTTGGGAGTGAAGAACAGAAGCGAGAGCTATTGCAGGCAATCGCTGAAGGTAAACTGGTCATGACCCTGGCTCTAACCGAGCCTGATGGTGGATATGAGGCTGCTGACATTGCTGTCCAGGCTGCGGCGGAGAAAGATCAGTACGTCATCAACGGCATTAAACTATTTGTGCCTGATGCCCATGTTGCTGACCGGATAATATGCGTAGCTCGGACAGGAAGAGGGAGCCAGCCGCAGCAGGGAATCACGTTGTTTCTGGTGAACCGACAAAGCCAGGGTGTGGTCTGTGAGCTGCTTCCATCCTTGGCGAAGGATAAGCAGTGCAGGGTGGTCTTTGATAGGGTGGTCGTTCCTGCGAAGGGCATGATGGGTAAAGCTGGGCAGGGCTGGGGCGAAGTGAGTAAGGCTCTGGAGCGGGCGGCTGTGGCCAAGAGCGTGGAAATGGTGGGAGGTGCGCAGCAGGTGCTGGAGATGACCGTCAATTATGCTAAGGAAAGGGTGCAATTTGACCACCCCATTGGGAGTTTCCAAGCTGTCCAGCATCACTGTGCCAACATGGCTATATATGTGGATAGCACTCGATACCTGGCCTATCAGGCGGCGTGGAAGATCAGCGAAGGATTGCCGTGTGATATGGAAGTGGCTGCTGCCAAAGCCTGGGTGAGCGATGCCTACAGACGGGTATGTGCCCTAGGTCATCAGGTTCATGGGGCCATAGGCTTCACCTTGGATCATGATATGCAGCTTTACTCCAGGCGCGCCAAAGTAGCGGAGATGGTCTTTGGTGATGCTGACTTTCACCGGGAAGTAATAGCTCGGATGCTAGAGGGTTAG